The following are encoded together in the Streptomyces tsukubensis genome:
- a CDS encoding DsbA family oxidoreductase has protein sequence MKIEIWSDIMCPWCYIGKARLDTAIERFGGRDDVEVVWRSFELRPEQPRTPGATLGEMMRQRLGLRPGDTVALFEKIRVLGEAEGLDIRLTDVRPVNSFDAQRLVHLAAGSGRAHRLKDELFKAYLTSHQNVADHDVLSRLATGAGLETAAVDAVLAGDSYAREVREDEAAAVRHGVTGVPTVFVDGARIAAGVPSVEQIHSALVEAG, from the coding sequence GTGAAGATCGAGATCTGGTCCGACATCATGTGCCCGTGGTGCTACATCGGCAAGGCACGGCTGGATACAGCGATCGAGCGGTTCGGCGGCCGTGACGACGTCGAGGTGGTGTGGCGCAGCTTCGAGCTCCGTCCCGAACAGCCACGGACGCCCGGCGCCACGCTCGGGGAGATGATGCGGCAGAGGCTCGGGCTCCGGCCAGGGGACACGGTCGCTCTGTTCGAGAAGATCCGTGTCCTCGGTGAGGCCGAGGGGCTGGACATCCGGCTCACCGACGTACGCCCCGTGAACTCCTTCGACGCGCAACGTCTGGTGCACCTCGCCGCGGGGAGCGGCCGCGCGCACCGGCTGAAGGACGAGCTGTTCAAGGCTTATCTGACGTCCCACCAGAATGTGGCGGACCACGATGTCCTGTCACGCCTCGCGACCGGTGCCGGCCTCGAAACGGCCGCTGTCGATGCGGTGCTGGCGGGGGACTCCTACGCCCGGGAGGTCCGCGAGGACGAGGCCGCCGCCGTACGGCACGGGGTCACCGGTGTGCCGACCGTCTTCGTGGACGGAGCGCGGATCGCCGCCGGGGTCCCCTCGGTCGAGCAGATCCACTCGGCTCTGGTGGAGGCCGGCTGA
- a CDS encoding alpha/beta fold hydrolase has product MSPTIPTTSGVPGVPGVQDTPGTPDSHPPTIPGFRYRRVPVADGVELNVAVGGSGSPLVLLHGFPQTHLMWRHVAEELAADHTVICPDLRGYGASDKPEDTEGTVYAKRTMAADVIALARALGHERFALAGHDRGALVAVRAGLDHPEHITHLASLDVLPTLDMWEALHGRTAAVGFHLYLMAQPPGLPEQLIAGAPDAFFGHFLDAWTQRPDALPADVREAYLKASREAIPSIVADYRASAAIDVEHDMADRAAGHRLTMPVTVLQQDWGAALGFDAVALWRSWAEDLEHTTVTCGHFMAEEAPEEVSGALRSLLAR; this is encoded by the coding sequence ATGTCACCCACCATCCCCACCACATCCGGTGTCCCCGGTGTCCCCGGTGTCCAGGACACCCCCGGCACGCCCGATTCCCACCCGCCCACCATCCCTGGTTTCCGCTACCGGCGCGTCCCCGTCGCCGACGGCGTGGAGCTGAACGTGGCGGTCGGAGGTTCCGGCTCCCCGCTCGTACTGCTGCACGGCTTCCCACAGACCCACCTGATGTGGCGGCACGTGGCGGAGGAGCTGGCGGCCGACCACACCGTCATCTGCCCCGACCTGCGCGGATACGGCGCCAGCGACAAACCGGAGGACACCGAAGGCACCGTCTACGCCAAGCGCACGATGGCCGCGGACGTCATCGCTCTGGCCCGCGCCCTCGGTCACGAGCGCTTCGCCCTGGCCGGCCACGACCGGGGCGCGCTGGTCGCCGTACGGGCCGGGCTCGACCACCCGGAACACATCACGCACCTCGCGTCACTCGACGTCCTGCCCACTCTGGACATGTGGGAGGCGCTGCACGGCAGGACAGCGGCCGTCGGCTTCCACCTCTACCTGATGGCCCAGCCGCCCGGACTGCCCGAACAACTTATCGCGGGCGCTCCCGACGCGTTCTTCGGCCATTTCCTGGACGCCTGGACGCAGCGGCCTGACGCCCTCCCCGCTGACGTACGCGAGGCGTACCTCAAGGCCTCCCGCGAGGCCATCCCCTCCATCGTCGCCGACTACCGGGCCTCGGCGGCCATTGACGTCGAGCACGACATGGCCGACCGCGCCGCGGGACACCGGCTCACCATGCCGGTGACCGTCCTCCAGCAGGACTGGGGCGCCGCACTCGGCTTCGACGCGGTCGCCCTCTGGCGGTCCTGGGCCGAGGACTTGGAGCACACGACGGTCACCTGCGGCCACTTCATGGCGGAGGAAGCGCCCGAGGAGGTCAGCGGAGCCCTGCGGTCCCTGCTGGCGAGGTGA
- a CDS encoding peptidylprolyl isomerase, translated as MAEQLYATLKTNRGDIEVRLLPNHAPKTVKNFVELARGEREWTNPETGRKSTDRLYDGTVFHRVISGFMIQGGDPLGNGTGGPGYEFADEFHPDLAFDKPYLLAMANAGPGTNGSQFFVTVSPTAWLTRKHTIFGEVVDAASQKVVDGIASLQTNPRTDRPVNDVVIESVVVETRKS; from the coding sequence GTGGCTGAGCAGCTTTACGCCACCCTGAAGACCAATCGCGGCGACATCGAGGTGCGGCTGCTGCCGAATCACGCGCCCAAGACCGTGAAGAACTTCGTCGAGCTTGCCCGGGGCGAGCGGGAGTGGACCAATCCGGAGACGGGCAGGAAGTCCACGGACCGGCTGTACGACGGTACGGTCTTCCACCGGGTGATCAGCGGGTTCATGATCCAGGGTGGTGACCCGCTGGGCAACGGCACCGGCGGCCCCGGCTACGAGTTCGCCGACGAGTTCCACCCGGATCTCGCTTTCGACAAGCCGTACCTGCTGGCCATGGCCAACGCCGGGCCCGGCACCAACGGCTCGCAGTTCTTCGTGACCGTGTCGCCCACGGCGTGGCTGACGCGCAAGCACACCATCTTCGGCGAGGTGGTCGACGCGGCGAGCCAGAAGGTCGTGGACGGCATCGCCTCCCTCCAGACCAACCCGCGCACCGACCGCCCCGTCAATGACGTGGTCATCGAGTCGGTCGTCGTGGAGACCCGCAAGAGCTGA
- a CDS encoding AfsR/SARP family transcriptional regulator, which translates to MGRVTFGVLGPVVAEGDEGPLALKGPRHRAVLARLIVARRRVVPVERLVEELWEDPPAGGVGAVQTFVAALRRVLEPARPPRAPATLLVTRGPGYALLADPAAVDAWRFEAAVGAAAKLPPAGALRRLEEALEMWRGPAYADFEAEPWAAGERSRLAELRLQAVERRAGALLGLGSAADAVPALEGHLADHPWREEAWRLLALAHYRTGRQGDALAVLREARETLADGLGVDPGAPLRRLEAGILAQDPGLEGAERRGTAAAGLWTRAAADYDRAVAAGARARLESTVGLIRGLAVTGAAGLETAREHRVAAVSAAEEAGDPELTAKVIGAFDVPAIWTRGDDPLLAERIVTAAERTLAALPAGSDTARCRLLATIALETRGARSARGPQAAQEAERIARRLDDPGVLAFALNGVFMQSCTHAGLAPRRDGIGRELVDLAARHGLVTYEVLGHLIRMQALGALGDFTGADAHASAVDRLAERHELPLAGLFTEWFRALRLAVDGERASAEAAYRAAAARLEEAGMPGLSAGLPQLSLLCLRLAGRPHAALDAAEEVRGEAPWGPYWPWVEPLALLRSGRRAEALAALRALPEPPADLMYEALTCLETATALELGDRSALKGLHDRLSPAAGEIAGAGSGLVTLGPVTEWLTAISAAIDMRTETESEAEPEAGTDA; encoded by the coding sequence GTGGGACGTGTCACGTTCGGCGTGCTCGGACCCGTCGTGGCCGAGGGCGACGAGGGCCCGCTCGCGCTGAAAGGCCCCAGACACCGTGCCGTACTGGCGCGGCTGATCGTCGCCCGCCGCCGTGTCGTCCCGGTGGAACGGCTGGTCGAGGAGTTGTGGGAGGACCCTCCTGCTGGCGGCGTGGGCGCGGTGCAGACCTTCGTCGCGGCCCTGCGGCGCGTCCTCGAACCGGCGCGTCCTCCCAGGGCCCCCGCGACGCTACTGGTCACGCGCGGGCCGGGATACGCCCTGCTCGCCGACCCGGCAGCTGTCGACGCGTGGCGGTTCGAGGCGGCGGTCGGCGCGGCGGCGAAGCTGCCACCGGCCGGGGCGCTGCGGCGGCTCGAAGAGGCGCTCGAAATGTGGCGCGGGCCCGCCTACGCCGATTTCGAGGCGGAGCCGTGGGCGGCCGGGGAGCGTTCCCGCCTCGCCGAGCTGCGGCTCCAGGCAGTGGAGCGGCGGGCCGGGGCGCTGCTCGGACTGGGCAGCGCGGCCGACGCGGTACCTGCCCTCGAAGGGCACCTCGCCGACCATCCCTGGCGGGAGGAGGCCTGGCGACTGCTGGCGCTCGCGCACTACCGCACCGGCCGTCAGGGCGACGCGCTGGCCGTGCTGCGGGAGGCCCGCGAGACCCTGGCCGACGGGCTGGGAGTGGACCCGGGCGCCCCGCTGCGCCGCCTGGAGGCCGGGATCCTCGCCCAGGACCCGGGCCTCGAAGGAGCCGAGAGGCGGGGGACGGCCGCCGCGGGGCTGTGGACACGGGCCGCCGCCGACTACGACCGCGCGGTCGCCGCGGGTGCCCGTGCCCGGCTGGAGTCGACGGTGGGCCTGATCCGAGGTCTCGCGGTGACGGGGGCCGCAGGGCTGGAGACGGCGCGGGAGCACCGCGTGGCGGCCGTATCCGCAGCCGAAGAGGCGGGGGACCCTGAGCTGACGGCGAAGGTCATCGGCGCCTTCGACGTGCCCGCCATCTGGACGCGCGGCGACGATCCGCTGCTGGCCGAGCGGATCGTGACGGCCGCGGAACGCACCCTCGCCGCCCTCCCCGCGGGAAGCGACACGGCACGGTGCCGGCTGCTGGCCACGATCGCGCTGGAGACCCGCGGCGCCAGGTCCGCGCGCGGTCCGCAGGCCGCACAGGAGGCGGAGCGCATCGCCCGTCGCCTCGACGATCCCGGGGTGCTGGCGTTCGCGCTCAACGGGGTTTTCATGCAGTCCTGCACGCACGCGGGGCTCGCTCCGCGCAGGGACGGTATCGGGCGGGAACTGGTCGACCTGGCGGCGCGCCACGGGCTGGTGACGTACGAAGTGCTCGGGCATCTGATCCGTATGCAGGCCCTCGGCGCGCTGGGCGACTTCACCGGCGCGGACGCGCACGCCTCAGCGGTCGACCGGCTGGCCGAGCGTCACGAGCTGCCCCTGGCGGGCTTGTTCACCGAGTGGTTCAGGGCGCTGCGGCTCGCCGTCGACGGGGAACGGGCCTCGGCGGAGGCCGCCTACCGCGCCGCCGCTGCCCGCCTGGAGGAAGCGGGGATGCCCGGGTTGAGTGCGGGGCTGCCGCAACTCTCGCTGCTGTGCCTGCGGTTGGCCGGACGGCCGCACGCCGCGCTGGACGCCGCGGAAGAGGTACGTGGGGAGGCGCCGTGGGGGCCGTACTGGCCGTGGGTGGAGCCCTTGGCCCTGCTGCGGTCAGGGCGGAGAGCCGAGGCGCTCGCCGCGCTGCGGGCACTGCCCGAGCCACCGGCCGACCTGATGTACGAGGCGCTGACCTGCCTGGAGACCGCGACCGCCCTGGAACTCGGTGATCGGAGCGCGCTCAAGGGACTGCACGACAGGCTGTCCCCCGCGGCCGGCGAGATCGCCGGTGCGGGAAGCGGGCTGGTCACCCTCGGGCCCGTCACCGAGTGGCTGACCGCGATTTCGGCGGCGATCGACATGCGGACGGAGACGGAGTCCGAGGCGGAGCCCGAAGCGGGTACCGACGCGTAG
- a CDS encoding DUF5324 family protein — protein sequence MTRIDSVRAATGSAKGSVLHAAEAVAPYADTAKDRATHYATEARVRLAPKVSHAAQQAADQARVQYDAYLAPRIEQARTHVPPKLDDAAHKAAVRTRKAAQQAADYSKPRIEHAVAVAGPAREEATARSTAALAALRGQVSAKEVAKLAKKHQRRARRGRFVKSAAVLGILAGGAYAAWRWWDKQANPDWLVEPPAATEVPAGTTLTSVDGSAQVTSTNVSQGSALDPEVQAKQAETEAGATPKDGDERP from the coding sequence GTGACCCGCATTGACAGCGTGCGCGCCGCGACGGGCTCGGCGAAGGGAAGCGTGCTGCACGCCGCGGAAGCGGTGGCGCCCTACGCCGACACAGCCAAGGACCGAGCCACGCACTATGCGACGGAAGCTCGCGTACGGCTCGCCCCGAAGGTCTCGCATGCCGCACAGCAGGCCGCCGACCAGGCCCGCGTGCAGTACGACGCATATCTCGCACCTCGTATCGAACAGGCCCGTACCCACGTACCGCCGAAGCTCGACGACGCGGCCCACAAGGCCGCCGTGCGTACCCGCAAGGCGGCCCAGCAGGCCGCCGATTATTCGAAGCCGCGAATCGAGCACGCGGTGGCCGTGGCGGGACCGGCGCGCGAGGAGGCCACGGCCCGCAGCACGGCCGCACTGGCCGCCCTTCGTGGGCAGGTCTCGGCCAAGGAGGTCGCGAAGCTCGCCAAGAAGCATCAGCGCCGGGCGCGCAGGGGCCGGTTCGTGAAGAGCGCGGCCGTGCTCGGCATCCTGGCGGGTGGCGCCTACGCCGCCTGGCGGTGGTGGGACAAGCAGGCCAATCCGGACTGGCTGGTCGAGCCCCCCGCCGCCACGGAGGTTCCGGCGGGCACCACACTGACGTCGGTGGACGGCAGCGCGCAGGTCACCTCCACGAACGTCTCGCAGGGCTCCGCCCTCGACCCCGAGGTCCAGGCCAAGCAGGCCGAGACCGAGGCGGGGGCGACTCCGAAGGACGGCGACGAACGGCCCTGA
- a CDS encoding GlxA family transcriptional regulator translates to MTVVAPHRVTVLAIAPVVAFDLSIPAQMLGAVTSRAEEAAYDVRVVTPDGSPAPTVNGYGITPQGDLSLLEHADTVIVAGTRSPGVLDDGVLDPRIAEALRAAQGRARMVSLCTGSFVLAAAGLLEGHRAATHWRYADQFVRLFPAVDLDIDPLYVDDRGVMTSAGGAAAIDLCLHLIREDHGSSVANQAARYNVVAPMREGGQAQYIDLPVPENTEASTAGARTLMTERLDTRLSLKDLAAHCHMSVRSFTRRFRQETGLSPAEWLTSARVKHARHLLESTELPVDDIAARTGLGSGTNLRQHMRVTLATTPSAYRRAFRSTATAHTEPSPSTPAPHHE, encoded by the coding sequence ATGACTGTTGTGGCTCCTCACCGCGTAACGGTTCTCGCCATCGCACCGGTGGTCGCGTTCGATCTCAGCATTCCGGCCCAGATGCTGGGCGCGGTCACCTCACGGGCCGAAGAAGCGGCGTACGACGTGCGGGTCGTCACGCCGGACGGCTCCCCGGCGCCGACGGTGAACGGGTACGGCATCACTCCCCAAGGGGACCTGTCCCTGCTGGAGCACGCCGACACCGTGATCGTCGCGGGCACCCGTTCCCCCGGCGTGCTCGATGACGGTGTACTGGACCCCCGTATCGCTGAGGCGCTGCGAGCTGCTCAGGGCCGGGCCCGGATGGTGTCCCTGTGCACCGGGTCGTTCGTCCTCGCCGCTGCCGGACTGCTGGAGGGCCACCGGGCCGCCACGCATTGGCGTTACGCGGATCAGTTCGTCCGGCTCTTCCCCGCGGTCGACCTCGACATCGATCCGCTCTACGTCGACGATCGTGGGGTCATGACCTCCGCCGGTGGCGCGGCGGCCATCGATCTGTGCCTGCACCTGATCAGGGAAGACCACGGCAGCTCCGTGGCGAATCAAGCAGCCAGGTACAACGTCGTCGCGCCCATGAGGGAAGGCGGGCAGGCGCAGTACATCGACCTCCCGGTCCCGGAGAACACGGAGGCGTCGACGGCCGGGGCGCGAACGCTGATGACGGAGCGTCTGGACACGCGACTGTCCCTCAAGGACCTCGCGGCGCACTGTCACATGAGCGTGCGGTCGTTCACCAGGCGGTTCAGGCAGGAGACGGGGCTGTCCCCGGCTGAATGGCTCACCTCCGCCCGCGTGAAGCACGCTCGCCACCTGCTGGAATCGACAGAACTGCCCGTGGACGACATCGCCGCCAGGACGGGCCTGGGGAGCGGCACCAACCTGCGCCAGCACATGCGGGTCACCCTGGCCACCACCCCCTCCGCCTATCGGAGGGCGTTCCGCTCGACCGCCACCGCCCACACGGAACCGTCTCCGTCCACGCCCGCCCCGCACCACGAGTGA
- a CDS encoding MDR family MFS transporter, with the protein MTETAKTGAPSPDSGAGTVDARRMRLIMLGLLLGLFMSALDQTIISAALRTIADDLGGLSEQAWANTSYMITSVITTALYGKLSDIYGRRPVYCTAVGVFVLGSVLCALAPSMTLLAVFRGIQGVGAGGLMSLAFAILTDLVPLAERSRYQAWFGAVFGVAAVIGPVAGGFFAGLDSFLGATGWRWAFYINVPIGLAAALLIGVLVRVQPHRTRHKFDIAGLLALVTCLLPLLFAVEQGPKWGWGDGGTLALFGLGVIGLALFLLAQKRAGGAALLPTPMFRNPVFSVYNGVNILVGAAVFGALSVLPLYLQIVKGLSPTQAGLMMLPQTLGIVVAGRIAGPYVTKTGRYKVVLLSGLVLMVIATFWFSTLTADTALWRTAVAAGVMGFGIGLCWQVMLIAIQTGVEPRYMGAGMGSFTFFRQIGGTAGIAVFLSMFFGAVTEKVTAAYRDAPSDPAYAAAVHDPSVTGQAANKVLLGARDGDVPLDNSSFLDHADARLAKPFLHGMAEAMQTVFVVSGVMLVIALVLAAIPREKRGEPAAAPGDAEGAGKPSSAKG; encoded by the coding sequence ATGACAGAGACAGCGAAGACGGGCGCACCCTCACCCGATTCCGGTGCCGGCACGGTGGACGCACGCAGGATGCGGCTGATCATGCTGGGGTTGCTGCTCGGCCTGTTCATGTCCGCGCTGGACCAGACGATCATCTCCGCCGCGCTGCGCACCATCGCCGACGACCTGGGTGGCCTCTCGGAACAGGCCTGGGCCAACACTTCGTACATGATCACCTCGGTCATCACGACGGCGCTCTACGGGAAACTCTCCGACATCTACGGCCGCCGCCCCGTCTACTGCACCGCCGTCGGCGTCTTCGTCCTGGGTTCCGTGCTGTGCGCCCTCGCCCCGTCCATGACCCTGCTCGCGGTCTTCCGCGGTATCCAGGGTGTCGGCGCGGGCGGCCTGATGAGTCTCGCTTTCGCGATCCTCACCGATCTGGTACCGCTCGCCGAACGCAGCCGTTACCAGGCCTGGTTCGGCGCCGTCTTCGGTGTCGCGGCCGTCATCGGTCCGGTCGCGGGTGGTTTCTTCGCCGGGCTCGACAGTTTCCTGGGTGCGACGGGCTGGCGCTGGGCCTTCTACATCAATGTGCCGATCGGTCTGGCGGCCGCGCTGCTCATCGGCGTACTGGTACGTGTCCAGCCCCACCGCACACGGCACAAGTTCGACATCGCGGGGCTGCTCGCGCTGGTCACCTGCCTGCTGCCGCTGCTCTTCGCGGTCGAACAGGGCCCCAAGTGGGGCTGGGGCGACGGCGGGACGCTCGCTCTGTTCGGCCTGGGAGTGATCGGTCTCGCGCTCTTCCTGCTGGCGCAGAAGCGGGCGGGCGGCGCGGCCCTGCTGCCCACACCGATGTTCCGCAACCCGGTCTTCTCCGTCTACAACGGCGTGAACATCCTCGTCGGCGCGGCCGTCTTCGGAGCGCTCTCCGTCCTGCCGCTGTACCTCCAGATCGTCAAGGGCCTGTCGCCCACGCAGGCGGGGCTGATGATGCTGCCCCAGACGCTCGGCATCGTCGTCGCGGGGCGTATCGCCGGGCCCTACGTCACCAAAACGGGCCGTTACAAGGTGGTTCTGCTCTCCGGCCTCGTGCTGATGGTCATCGCGACCTTCTGGTTCTCCACACTCACCGCGGACACCGCACTGTGGCGTACGGCCGTCGCCGCGGGGGTGATGGGCTTCGGTATCGGTCTGTGCTGGCAGGTCATGCTGATCGCGATCCAGACGGGCGTCGAACCGAGGTACATGGGGGCGGGCATGGGCTCGTTCACCTTCTTCCGTCAGATCGGCGGCACCGCGGGCATCGCCGTCTTCCTGTCGATGTTCTTCGGCGCGGTCACCGAGAAGGTGACCGCCGCCTACCGCGACGCACCCTCGGACCCCGCCTACGCGGCCGCGGTCCACGACCCGTCCGTGACCGGGCAGGCCGCCAACAAGGTGCTGCTCGGCGCGAGGGACGGCGACGTCCCGCTGGACAACAGCTCCTTCCTCGACCACGCCGACGCGCGGCTGGCCAAGCCGTTCCTGCACGGCATGGCCGAGGCGATGCAGACGGTGTTCGTGGTCAGCGGCGTCATGCTGGTGATCGCCCTGGTCCTCGCGGCCATTCCGAGGGAGAAGCGCGGGGAGCCCGCCGCGGCCCCCGGTGACGCCGAGGGGGCGGGGAAGCCGTCGTCGGCGAAAGGCTGA
- a CDS encoding LysM peptidoglycan-binding domain-containing protein, with the protein MGPHFAPTGTDWQRVAACESSGRWHTNTGNGYHGGLQFDNRTWRAYGGQSYAPRADLASQSQQIAVAERVVQDRGLSAWPVCGRLGATNHSSRDTASGSGARQAPSVNAPARQHEQSYGPTAGGSSSESARRTSGTSAHHGPSPTARTYVVRSGDCLSAIAHSAHVHGGTQGLYELNKQQLDEGPDHIYPGQRLTLRT; encoded by the coding sequence GTGGGACCGCACTTCGCTCCGACCGGAACCGACTGGCAGCGAGTCGCGGCCTGCGAGAGCAGCGGCCGTTGGCACACCAACACCGGTAACGGCTACCACGGTGGCCTGCAATTCGACAACAGGACCTGGCGAGCCTACGGCGGGCAGAGTTACGCCCCGCGCGCCGACCTCGCGTCACAGTCCCAGCAGATCGCGGTCGCGGAACGCGTGGTCCAGGACCGTGGCCTCTCCGCCTGGCCCGTATGCGGCCGTCTCGGCGCGACGAACCACAGCTCCCGCGACACCGCGTCAGGCTCCGGCGCGCGCCAGGCCCCCTCGGTGAACGCGCCGGCACGACAGCATGAGCAGAGCTACGGCCCGACGGCCGGCGGCTCCTCCTCCGAATCGGCACGTAGGACGTCGGGCACATCGGCCCACCACGGCCCCAGCCCCACCGCACGCACCTATGTCGTGCGGTCGGGAGACTGTCTCTCCGCCATCGCGCACAGCGCGCATGTGCACGGCGGCACCCAGGGCCTGTACGAGTTGAACAAGCAGCAACTCGACGAGGGACCTGACCACATCTACCCCGGACAGCGACTGACTCTTCGGACCTGA
- a CDS encoding zinc-binding dehydrogenase → MKEYGPPEVLVPGEAPDPVAGEGQVVVEVAFANITFVETQIRSGSLRIPGISNDLPIVPGNGVGGTVRSVGPGVDPGLVGKRVVTGTGGSGGYAEQVAAPAAGVVEVPEGLPLDTAVALLADGRTATALFRSAAPRPGERVLVEAAAGGVGSLLVQLVTLAGATAVATAGAPHKLDQARALGAQFAFDYTKPEWTTRVREEVGGLDVVFDGVGGDIGRAAFELLAPGGRMFSFGMAGGSFPEIDEAEEASRGVTVSRGVSVTPDQARALTASALAEASAGNLRPVIGQRFALDEAARAHAAIEGRATLGKTLLVP, encoded by the coding sequence ATGAAGGAATACGGTCCCCCCGAGGTCCTGGTGCCCGGGGAGGCACCGGACCCCGTCGCAGGCGAGGGACAGGTGGTCGTCGAAGTCGCCTTCGCCAACATCACCTTCGTGGAAACCCAGATCCGGTCCGGGTCCCTACGGATTCCGGGCATCTCCAACGATCTGCCGATCGTCCCCGGAAACGGAGTGGGGGGCACGGTCCGATCCGTCGGCCCCGGCGTCGACCCCGGGCTGGTGGGAAAGCGAGTGGTGACCGGTACCGGGGGCTCAGGCGGCTACGCCGAGCAGGTCGCCGCCCCCGCTGCCGGTGTCGTCGAGGTTCCTGAGGGGCTGCCCCTGGACACCGCGGTGGCCCTGCTCGCCGACGGGCGGACAGCGACCGCGCTGTTCCGCTCGGCGGCGCCACGACCGGGCGAGCGAGTGCTGGTCGAGGCCGCCGCGGGCGGGGTCGGATCACTCCTCGTACAGCTGGTGACCCTGGCTGGAGCCACGGCTGTGGCGACCGCGGGCGCGCCCCACAAACTGGACCAGGCCCGCGCACTCGGCGCACAGTTCGCCTTCGACTACACGAAGCCGGAGTGGACCACGCGGGTACGGGAGGAGGTCGGGGGGCTCGATGTCGTCTTCGACGGCGTGGGCGGGGACATCGGCCGCGCGGCTTTCGAACTGCTGGCCCCCGGCGGCCGCATGTTCAGTTTCGGTATGGCCGGCGGCTCGTTTCCTGAGATCGACGAGGCGGAGGAGGCCAGCCGAGGAGTGACGGTGAGCCGAGGGGTGTCCGTCACGCCGGACCAAGCGCGGGCGCTCACCGCGAGCGCGCTGGCGGAGGCCTCCGCCGGAAACCTGCGGCCGGTCATCGGCCAGCGCTTCGCGCTCGATGAGGCAGCGCGGGCACACGCGGCCATCGAGGGCCGAGCGACGCTCGGCAAGACCCTGCTCGTCCCCTGA
- the soxR gene encoding redox-sensitive transcriptional activator SoxR produces the protein MPVARPSYDVTELTVGQLSARSGVAVTTLHFYESKGLLRSRRTPGNQRRYTRDTLRRISVIRVAQRMGIPLSTIGDALAELPEGRTPNRSDWARLSRRWRAVLTERIDELLALRDGLEECIGCGCLSVSACPLTNPYDELGEEGPGPRRLLGGEPARTAARGGERGAPVVGPRESGTRPGTAEPPESL, from the coding sequence ATGCCCGTGGCCCGTCCTTCGTACGACGTCACCGAACTCACCGTCGGACAGCTGTCGGCGCGTAGCGGCGTCGCCGTCACGACGTTGCACTTCTACGAGTCCAAAGGGCTCCTCAGAAGCCGCCGTACCCCCGGCAACCAGCGCCGCTACACCCGGGACACCCTGCGCAGGATCTCGGTGATCCGCGTGGCACAGCGCATGGGCATCCCACTGAGCACGATCGGCGACGCGCTGGCCGAGCTGCCCGAGGGACGCACCCCGAACCGGTCCGACTGGGCCAGGTTGTCGCGGCGCTGGCGCGCGGTTCTCACCGAGCGGATCGATGAGTTGCTAGCGCTGCGCGACGGCCTGGAGGAGTGCATCGGCTGCGGCTGCCTTTCGGTGAGCGCCTGCCCGCTGACCAACCCGTACGACGAACTCGGTGAAGAGGGCCCGGGGCCGCGCAGGCTGCTGGGCGGCGAGCCCGCGCGCACGGCTGCCCGTGGCGGGGAGCGGGGCGCTCCCGTGGTCGGCCCCCGCGAGTCGGGAACCCGTCCTGGCACGGCGGAGCCACCCGAATCCTTGTGA
- a CDS encoding rhomboid family intramembrane serine protease, giving the protein MDHASGGPQEPQQPDNAQGTPRCYRHPDRETGISCTRCERPICPDCMVSASVGFQCPDCARGTGPGDSGRPTPAATRPRTVAGGSLASDPRLVTKILLGLNIALFIVIHVVPDQTRLLNQLVLLGQWPPKSALVGTGIEPTSGVATGEWYRLVTSMFLHQEIWHIGFNLLSLWWLGGPLEAALGRARFLTLYLLAGLGGGALTYLVASPEEASLGASGAIFGLLAATAVLMRRLNYDMRPVVALVALNLVFTFVWSGIAWQAHIGGLVVGAGVAYAMVHAPRARRSLIQWGTSGAVLLVILVAVAIRTVVLA; this is encoded by the coding sequence ATGGACCACGCGTCAGGCGGTCCGCAGGAGCCACAGCAGCCGGACAACGCGCAGGGGACACCCCGCTGCTACCGGCACCCCGACCGTGAGACCGGTATCAGCTGCACCCGCTGCGAGCGGCCCATCTGCCCCGACTGCATGGTCAGCGCCTCCGTGGGGTTCCAGTGTCCCGACTGCGCGCGCGGTACGGGGCCGGGGGACAGCGGGCGGCCGACGCCCGCCGCCACCCGTCCCCGGACGGTGGCGGGCGGCTCCCTCGCCTCGGACCCCAGGCTGGTCACCAAGATCCTTCTCGGGCTGAACATCGCCCTCTTCATCGTGATCCACGTCGTACCCGACCAGACACGGCTCCTCAACCAACTGGTGCTGCTCGGGCAGTGGCCGCCGAAGAGCGCTCTTGTGGGCACGGGCATCGAGCCGACCTCGGGCGTCGCCACGGGCGAGTGGTACCGGCTGGTGACCTCGATGTTCCTGCATCAGGAGATCTGGCACATCGGGTTCAACTTGCTGAGTCTCTGGTGGCTGGGCGGTCCCCTGGAGGCGGCGCTCGGCCGGGCCAGGTTTCTGACGCTCTACCTGCTGGCCGGGCTCGGCGGCGGCGCCCTCACCTACCTCGTCGCCTCCCCTGAGGAGGCCTCGCTCGGGGCGTCGGGTGCCATCTTCGGCCTGCTCGCCGCCACCGCGGTGCTGATGCGCCGGCTCAACTACGACATGCGCCCCGTGGTGGCGCTGGTCGCGCTGAACCTGGTCTTCACCTTCGTATGGAGCGGCATCGCCTGGCAGGCGCACATCGGAGGGCTGGTCGTCGGAGCGGGGGTGGCCTACGCCATGGTGCACGCGCCGCGGGCACGGCGGTCGCTGATCCAGTGGGGGACGAGCGGAGCCGTGCTGCTGGTGATCCTCGTCGCGGTGGCGATCAGGACAGTCGTTCTCGCGTGA